A window of the Helianthus annuus cultivar XRQ/B chromosome 4, HanXRQr2.0-SUNRISE, whole genome shotgun sequence genome harbors these coding sequences:
- the LOC110886833 gene encoding disease resistance protein RPV1-like isoform X1: MAASSSTSFVKESYQYDVFLSFSGEDTRKNFVDHLYEALQRHGIHTFKDDERLKQGKNINNQLLKSIEESKLFIIVFSKKYASSSWCLNELVKIMECQKSNNQIAYPVFYDVDPSEVRKQHGQVGEALAKHTNKETGKWRKSLTEAANLSGWDMRNTANGHEAKVIKLIIERISLELRPINVNLDDKLVGMEHRLQYIEKSLDIAASNEVRMIGIKGMGGAGKTTLARAVFDKISVHFEAKSFVENVREVSKASLSGLLSLQRKILKDLLNDQGKNVDSVHEGTNMLKTKLRGRKVLVILDDVDHKDQLEALAGDFCWFKPGSRIIITTRDEQVLIAHKVEWIHDVTLLSDEEAIGLFCKHAFGKDLPIREYEKESLQVVKYAAGLPLTNKVLGSFLCGKDKHEWIDALERLKIIPLEETLQKLELSYEGLEEDYKEIFLDVACILKGWEKHKAISMLESCGFQAIIGLRVLEQRSLITFYGNYGFLYLGMHDHIEEMGKNIVRRLHPDEPNKHSRLWIQEEIENVLDTDLGSESTRCIHLTLTPNIVLESLGNMKNLRCVIVDHKYDVYDDFVKIDEVGQYFPNALRYLRWHCYPHSCLPKTFQANNLVELHMSGSRIEQLWVGGKVLTKLKSITLSWSKLKTLDLGLTPNLVRLDLSFCRDLVELHVPVGCLKRLTYLNLEQCKRLKSVSFIKDLESLENLNVSDLHLKEFQDIIPSHSNSNLQQLYFSGNDIENLPSSIGNLHKLVNLSFSSCSKLKSLPGSICSLQHLRVLNLGLSGIEELPEDIGQLECLEELYLGLSKIKHLPNSICKLKHLKTLILNSYKVCKLPENFGQIDSLNRLDLKYCKIRYIPPNICKLKHLKVLDLSKCSELEKLPENLGDLESLNRLVLTSTNIRDVPSSICKLKHLKELHLSECYELEKLPENLGDLESLNRLVLTSTKIRDVPSSICKLKHLKILDLSNCSGLEKLPENLGDLESLEWIVLVDTPISHLPDSISLLKGLKIAGYKRRIDPDAILFQEQQHITFAPIRRRANTEATTSDAGGKVKERKMEDH, from the exons ATGGCGGCGTCTTCTTCAACATCATTCGTTAAGGAGAGCTATCAATATGATGTGTTTTTGAGTTTTAGTGGTGAAGACACACGTAAGAACTTTGTGGATCACCTTTATGAGGCTCTTCAGCGACACGGTATTCACACTTTCAAGGACGACGAGCGACTCAAACAAGGGAAAAACATCAATAACCAGCTTTTGAAATCTATTGAAGAgtcaaagttgtttatcataGTTTTCTCAAAGAAATATGCATCTTCGTCTTGGTGCTTAAATGAACTTGTAAAGATTATGGAGTGCCAAAAGTCAAACAACCAGATTGCTTACCCTGTTTTCTACGATGTGGATCCCTCTGAAGTTCGCAAACAACATGGTCAAGTTGGAGAAGCGCTTGCCAAGCATACCAACAAAGAGACCGGGAAATGGAGAAAATCTCTTACAGAAGCAGCAAATTTGTCTGGGTGGGATATGAGGAACACTGCTAATGG GCATGAAGCCAAAGTGATCAAGTTAATAATTGAGCGGATTTCACTTGAGTTACGACCCATTAATGTAAACCTTGATGATAAATTAGTAGGCATGGAACACCGGCTACAGTACATTGAGAAGTCTTTAGATATCGCAGCATCGAACGAGGTTCGCATGATAGGGATCAAGGGGATGGGAGGTGCTGGTAAGACTACACTAGCCAGAGCTGTGTTTGATAAAATATCAGTTCACTTTGAAGCTAAAAGCTTTGTTGAGAATGTCAGGGAAGTTTCAAAAGCTTCGTTATCTGGTTTATTGTCATTGCAAAGAAAGATCCTTAAAGATTTGCTGAATGATCAAGGCAAAAACGTAGATAGTGTCCATGAAGGGACAAACATGTTGAAAACAAAGTTGCGTGGTAGAAAGGTTCTGGTGATTTTAGATGATGTGGATCATAAAGACCAGCTTGAGGCATTAGCAGGTGATTTTTGTTGGTTCAAGCCTGGAAGTAGAATTATTATTACAACAAGAGACGAGCAAGTGTTGATAGCACACAAAGTGGAATGGATTCATGATGTCACTCTATTATCAGATGAGGAAGCGATTGGCCTCTTTTGTAAACACGCATTTGGGAAAGATCTTCCAATTCGAGAGTATGAAAAGGAATCACTACAAGTTGTAAAATATGCTGCTGGCCTTCCCTTAACAAACAAAGTTTTGGGTTCATTTTTGTGTGGTAAAGACAAACATGAATGGATAGACGCATTAGAAAGACTCAAAATAATTCCACTAGAAGAGACTCTTCAAAAGTTGGAATTAAGCTATGAAGGTCTTGAGGAGGATTACAAGGAAATATTCCTAGATGTTGCATGCATATTGAAGGGGTGGGAGAAACACAAAGCAATAAGTATGCTTGAAAGTTGTGGATTTCAGGCTATAATTGGTTTAAGAGTTCTTGAGCAGAGATCTCTAATAACTTTCTATGGTAATTATGGTTTTCTTTACTTGGGAATGCATGACCATATTGAAGAAATGGGCAAGAATATCGTACGTCGTTTGCACCCAGATGAGCCCAACAAACATAGCAGATTATGGATTCAGGAAGAAATTGAAAATGTACTGGATACTGACTTG GGTTCGGAATCGACAAGGTGTATACATCTAACGCTCACCCCTAATATTGTTTTGGAAAGTCTTGGAAACATGAAGAATCTAAGATGCGTTATTGTAGATCATAAATATGACGTTTATGATGACTTTGTGAAGATTGATGAAGTTGGTCAATACTTTCCAAATGCATTACGATACTTGAGGTGGCATTGTTACCCTCATTCGTGTTTACCCAAAACCTTTCAAGCAAATAATCTTGTTGAGCTTCACATGTCTGGGAGCAGAATCGAACAACTTTGGGTGGGGGGAAAG GTTCTTACGAAGCTCAAATCCATTACACTCTCCTGGTCAAAGTTGAAGACCCTTGACCTTGGGTTGACTCCGAATCTTGTGAGGTTAGATCTTTCATTTTGTAGGGATTTGGTAGAACTTCATGTGCCAGTTGGATGTTTAAAAAGGCTTACGTACCTAAACCTTGAGCAATGTAAGAGGTTGAAATCTGTTTCATTTATCAAGGATTTGGAATCACTTGAGAATCTTAATGTAAGTGACTTACATCTAAAGGAGTTCCAGGATATAATTCCGAGCCACTCGAACAGTAATTTGCAACAGCTTTATTTCTCTGGCAATGATATAGAAAACCTACCTTCGTCAATTGGAAATCTTCATAAGCTTGTTAATCTATCATTCAGTAGCTGCTCTAAACTCAAAAGTCTTCCAGGAAGCATTTGTAGTTTACAACATTTAAGAGTTCTTAACCTTGGACTTAGTGGCATAGAGGAATTGCCTGAGGACATTGGCCAGTTGGAGTGTTTAGAAGAGCTATATTTAGGACTTTCAAAAATTAAACATCTCCCGAATAGCATTTGTAAGTTGAAACATCTTAAAACTCTCATTCTAAATAGTTATAAAGTTTGTAAGTTACCCGAGAATTTTGGTCAAATAGATTCATTGAATAGACTAGATCTAAAATATTGCAAGATAAGATATATTCCACCCAACATCTGTAAGCTAAAGCATCTCAAAGTGCTTGACCTTTCTAAGTGTTCTGAACttgagaaattaccagagaacCTAGGAGATTTAGAAAGTTTGAATAGACTAGTTCTAACATCAACCAATATAAGAGATGTTCCATCCAGCATCTGTAAGCTAAAACATCTCAAAGAGCTTCACCTTTCTGAATGTTATGAACTTGAGAAACTACCAGAGAACCTAGGAGATTTAGAAAGTTTGAATAGACTAGTTCTAACATCAACCAAGATAAGAGATGTTCCATCCAGCATCTGTAAGCTAAAGCATCTCAAAATTCTTGACCTTTCTAATTGTTCTGGACttgagaaattaccagagaacCTAGGAGATTTAGAAAGTTTGGAATGGATAGTTCTAGTGGATACTCCTATAAGTCATCTTCCGGATAGTATTTCTTTGTTGAAAGGTCTTAAAATTGCTGGATACAAAAGAAGGATTGATCCAGATGCAATTCTATTTCAAGAACAACAACATATTACATTTGCTCCCATAAGGAGAAGGGCCAATACTGAAGCAACAACAAGCGATGCAG GTGGCAAGGTTAAAGAACGAAAGATGGAGGATCACTAA
- the LOC110886833 gene encoding TMV resistance protein N-like isoform X2 codes for MAASSSTSFVKESYQYDVFLSFSGEDTRKNFVDHLYEALQRHGIHTFKDDERLKQGKNINNQLLKSIEESKLFIIVFSKKYASSSWCLNELVKIMECQKSNNQIAYPVFYDVDPSEVRKQHGQVGEALAKHTNKETGKWRKSLTEAANLSGWDMRNTANGHEAKVIKLIIERISLELRPINVNLDDKLVGMEHRLQYIEKSLDIAASNEVRMIGIKGMGGAGKTTLARAVFDKISVHFEAKSFVENVREVSKASLSGLLSLQRKILKDLLNDQGKNVDSVHEGTNMLKTKLRGRKVLVILDDVDHKDQLEALAGDFCWFKPGSRIIITTRDEQVLIAHKVEWIHDVTLLSDEEAIGLFCKHAFGKDLPIREYEKESLQVVKYAAGLPLTNKVLGSFLCGKDKHEWIDALERLKIIPLEETLQKLELSYEGLEEDYKEIFLDVACILKGWEKHKAISMLESCGFQAIIGLRVLEQRSLITFYGNYGFLYLGMHDHIEEMGKNIVRRLHPDEPNKHSRLWIQEEIENVLDTDLGSESTRCIHLTLTPNIVLESLGNMKNLRCVIVDHKYDVYDDFVKIDEVGQYFPNALRYLRWHCYPHSCLPKTFQANNLVELHMSGSRIEQLWVGGKVLTKLKSITLSWSKLKTLDLGLTPNLVRWQG; via the exons ATGGCGGCGTCTTCTTCAACATCATTCGTTAAGGAGAGCTATCAATATGATGTGTTTTTGAGTTTTAGTGGTGAAGACACACGTAAGAACTTTGTGGATCACCTTTATGAGGCTCTTCAGCGACACGGTATTCACACTTTCAAGGACGACGAGCGACTCAAACAAGGGAAAAACATCAATAACCAGCTTTTGAAATCTATTGAAGAgtcaaagttgtttatcataGTTTTCTCAAAGAAATATGCATCTTCGTCTTGGTGCTTAAATGAACTTGTAAAGATTATGGAGTGCCAAAAGTCAAACAACCAGATTGCTTACCCTGTTTTCTACGATGTGGATCCCTCTGAAGTTCGCAAACAACATGGTCAAGTTGGAGAAGCGCTTGCCAAGCATACCAACAAAGAGACCGGGAAATGGAGAAAATCTCTTACAGAAGCAGCAAATTTGTCTGGGTGGGATATGAGGAACACTGCTAATGG GCATGAAGCCAAAGTGATCAAGTTAATAATTGAGCGGATTTCACTTGAGTTACGACCCATTAATGTAAACCTTGATGATAAATTAGTAGGCATGGAACACCGGCTACAGTACATTGAGAAGTCTTTAGATATCGCAGCATCGAACGAGGTTCGCATGATAGGGATCAAGGGGATGGGAGGTGCTGGTAAGACTACACTAGCCAGAGCTGTGTTTGATAAAATATCAGTTCACTTTGAAGCTAAAAGCTTTGTTGAGAATGTCAGGGAAGTTTCAAAAGCTTCGTTATCTGGTTTATTGTCATTGCAAAGAAAGATCCTTAAAGATTTGCTGAATGATCAAGGCAAAAACGTAGATAGTGTCCATGAAGGGACAAACATGTTGAAAACAAAGTTGCGTGGTAGAAAGGTTCTGGTGATTTTAGATGATGTGGATCATAAAGACCAGCTTGAGGCATTAGCAGGTGATTTTTGTTGGTTCAAGCCTGGAAGTAGAATTATTATTACAACAAGAGACGAGCAAGTGTTGATAGCACACAAAGTGGAATGGATTCATGATGTCACTCTATTATCAGATGAGGAAGCGATTGGCCTCTTTTGTAAACACGCATTTGGGAAAGATCTTCCAATTCGAGAGTATGAAAAGGAATCACTACAAGTTGTAAAATATGCTGCTGGCCTTCCCTTAACAAACAAAGTTTTGGGTTCATTTTTGTGTGGTAAAGACAAACATGAATGGATAGACGCATTAGAAAGACTCAAAATAATTCCACTAGAAGAGACTCTTCAAAAGTTGGAATTAAGCTATGAAGGTCTTGAGGAGGATTACAAGGAAATATTCCTAGATGTTGCATGCATATTGAAGGGGTGGGAGAAACACAAAGCAATAAGTATGCTTGAAAGTTGTGGATTTCAGGCTATAATTGGTTTAAGAGTTCTTGAGCAGAGATCTCTAATAACTTTCTATGGTAATTATGGTTTTCTTTACTTGGGAATGCATGACCATATTGAAGAAATGGGCAAGAATATCGTACGTCGTTTGCACCCAGATGAGCCCAACAAACATAGCAGATTATGGATTCAGGAAGAAATTGAAAATGTACTGGATACTGACTTG GGTTCGGAATCGACAAGGTGTATACATCTAACGCTCACCCCTAATATTGTTTTGGAAAGTCTTGGAAACATGAAGAATCTAAGATGCGTTATTGTAGATCATAAATATGACGTTTATGATGACTTTGTGAAGATTGATGAAGTTGGTCAATACTTTCCAAATGCATTACGATACTTGAGGTGGCATTGTTACCCTCATTCGTGTTTACCCAAAACCTTTCAAGCAAATAATCTTGTTGAGCTTCACATGTCTGGGAGCAGAATCGAACAACTTTGGGTGGGGGGAAAG GTTCTTACGAAGCTCAAATCCATTACACTCTCCTGGTCAAAGTTGAAGACCCTTGACCTTGGGTTGACTCCGAATCTTGTGAG GTGGCAAGGTTAA
- the LOC110883514 gene encoding uncharacterized protein LOC110883514, with translation MVKTEEDASDTPTEKELYFPAKVKIRCRIEVATEIRDRLRPGSARSELFRGTCFGPWLDVRSTSIDSSLLHLILQTEYTPTPVVHQDALFFHVGGQELRFGPQEFCLITGMRFGPHQLLRQHRMHVGPNTTFMGRVFGHVQARVKVSDLKNVFESSLDQLSDVDAVRLCLLMLLEVGFMGCQSHHLVNSDALELVEDLDSWNTFSWGSYVWKVVYRQLHNALPKQCATDWWRASCQFFEGYANDFSPLLKKARLSSVPQPSVMVRDQLVGNISNTATMLVEDNTDSTTMPVDDIARTNTMPSSNNTTSHQNTGWTRLTSLDTHVDEGKISSQSDIICVQGYKVKQSVAPVLENIFKKHGDIAADCVFKPVSMRSSFLEIVCEVVGRIQTNDDIDNMEEIEQQVVATEAANINVSWLRAHLDVIRKRKEASKKCGLLMELRVNTVVVEKAAQMDLRERCVELMAAQERFEEAERCVRVLHLVNNNLKDRILESKGNVDSLARQPVL, from the exons ATGGTCAAGACAGAGGAAGATGCCTCAGATACACCAACTGAGAAG gagttgtattttcCGGCTAAAGTGAAGATTAGATGCCGCATAGAAGTAGCGACAGAAATCCGGGATAGGTTGAGACCAGGCTCTGCTAGGTCGGAGTTATTTCGGGGAACGTGTTTTGGACCATGGCTAGATGTACGATCTACATCTATCGACTCGAGTTTACTCCATCTGATACTACAAACTGAATATACCCCGACCCCGGTCGTGCATCAAGATGCATTATTTTTTCATGTTGGAGGTCAGGAGTTGCGGTTTGGACCTCAAGAGTTTTGCCTCATTACAGGAATGCGATTCGGTCCTCATCAACTTTTGAGACAACATCGGATGCACGTGGGGCCCAATACGACATTCATGGGGAGGGTATTTGGTCATGTACAAGCTAGGGTAAAGGTTTCGGATCTCAAAAATGTCTTTGAAAGCTCTCTTGATCAGTTATCGGACGTTGATGCCGTACGACTTTGTCTGCTGATGTTGCTTGAGGTCGGATTCATGGGCTGTCAGTCTCATCATTTGGTTAACTCGGATGCTCTAGAACTAGTTGAGGATCTGGACTCATGGAACACATTTTCATGGGGTTCATATGTCTGGAAGGTTGTGTACAGGCAGCTACATAATGCGCTGCCAAAAC AGTGTGCCACTGATTGGTGGCGCGCTAGCTGTCAATTTTTTGAGGGCTATGCTAATGATTTTTCACCGTTGTTGAAGAAGGCACGATTATCATCGGTACCTCAGCCGTCGGTTATGGTCCGTGATCAGCTGGTAGGCAACATTAGCAACACGGCTACTATGCTTGTAGAAGACAATACCGACAGCACCACCATGCCCGTTGATGACATTGCCAGGACCAACACCATGCCGAGCTCTAACAACACAACTAGTCATCAAAATACCGGGTGGACACGCCTCACTAGTCTAGACACACATGTTGAT GAAGGAAAGATTTCATCTCAATCCGACATAATTTGTGTCCAAGGGTACAAAGTGAAGCAAAGTGTTGCACCGGTTCTTGAGAACATTTTCAAGAAACACGGTGACATTGCAGCAGATTGTGTATTCAAACCCGTCTCTATGAGATCATCTTTCCTTGAGATCGTTTGTGAAGTTGTCGGTCGAATTCAAACCAATGATGATATTGACAACATGGAAGAAATAGAACAGCAAGTGGTAGCTACAGAGGCAGCCAACATTAATGTGTCATGGCTTCGAGCTCACTTGGATGTCATCCGCAAAAGGAAGGAGGCCAGCAAGAAGTGCGGTTTGCTTATGGAATTGAGAGTGAACACCGTTGTGGTTGAAAAAGCCGCCCAAATGGATCTGCGAGAGAGATGTGTGGAGCTCATGGCTGCGCAAGAACGGTTTGAAGAGGCTGAAAGATGTGTGAGAGTACTCCATCTTGTTAATAATAATCTAAAGGACAGGATCTTGGAATCCAAAGGTAATGTAGACTCATTGGCAAGACAACCAGTTTTATAG